TGgtgattttttccctttttttggtGTTATTGACATCCAAGGACTTACGCGTCGTATGAAGGATATTTCTAAGGTATTTGATGAATTTGTTGAGAAGATTATTGATGAACATGTCCAGACTACAGACCAGAAGAAAACAAAGGATTTTGTAGATACTATGATGTCCATTATGCAATCTGGAGAAGCAGAGTTTCAGTTTGATCGTCGCCATGTCAAAGCTGTCCTGCTGGTACGTTCATTCACAATCTGAAATATAATTTGTACTATAGCACTATTTTTAGTCAACTTAACTCGTGTAACGGTCGACAATCAATCAACAGAACCTCAATTGCTAcggctatatgaatcctttaTATTTGTAGATAATTCgtcataattaaattattttcaatgCTAACAGTCAACTTACCTCAACTCTAATCCTTTATCCGGGCTTGGAAGAAACATGGGCAAAACATGTTTAATGGTAATAATTTGTTTTTATTCAGGACATGCTTGTAGCATCAATAGATACATCATCAACTTCAGTGGAGTGGATGCTCTCGGAACTTCTCAAGAATCCTAATGTAATGGAAAAACTCCAAAAAGAGTTAGAAGAAGTAGTTGGCCTAGACAGAATGGTAGAAGAATCAGACTTAGACGAATTGAAATACTTAAACATGGTATTCAAGGAGTCATTTAGGTTACATGCTGCAGCCCCATTACTACTTCACGAAGCAATGGAAGATTGTATGGTAGATGATTTCTACATACAAAAAGGATCACAAGTTATTGTCAATTCATACTCAATTCATATGGATCCTAATGTTTGGCCTGAAGCTGATAAATTTTTGCCAGAAAGGTTTCTTGAAAGTAACGTAGACGTTCGTGGACGCGACTTTCAACTTTTACCATTTGGCTCCGGCAGAAGAAGTTGTCCGGGGATGCATTTGGCGTTAATTATTGTACGTCTGGTCGTCGCGCAATTAGTTCACTGCTTTGATTGGAAACTCCCAAATGGAATTCAGCCTAAGGATTTGGATATGACTGAGAAATTTGGTATTGTGACTGGTAGAGCCAAGAATTTGATGGCTATTCCTACTTATAGGCTACACAACTGATTTTGGGAAATAGTTTTTGGTACATCTAGTTTTATGACGTTTCACCTTGTAATAAAACACGTTAGTGTTTTGATTGAGTAACCTTTTTTGTGTGCACTTGTAATAGTACGGGAAAAACTAGAATAAATATGTTATCGTTTTTCGTTACTTCTAATAAATATATTTTAGAGGTGGAATCTTCTAGCTCTTCCTATTTGATCCAAAATCGATCAATCTAAGTGAGCTCCTTATGCTTCTGGTCCATATTGTTGTATGTTTTTCTAAGATTTGTGTATACCTCTTAAGAAAAATCTATAATAATAAACTTACGAGGTAAAGAGTGTTtgtcaaaattatcttttatCTATCATTATAAATAAGGtggattttgagaaaaataataaatatttcttattttctctaaCACGTCAAATATTTTAGGACAAATTCAATTGCTAGAAGATTAATATTTGGGACCAGAGGGAAAATTTTTCTATTGTAAGAGgaatgtatgtgtgtgtataaatttttcattattttacaaattatttgATTGCCTCATGTTTATCTGCTAAGATAGCATCTTGACTCCTATTAAGGTTGAAAATGATGAATCATCACTGAGATTTTCTACACAATATTATAATTCTCTATCTGTTCCACTTGAATTCATTTGGCATTAAAATATGCTTGTGACGGTTATggttctaaataattaattaataatgttATCCTAGTATAAGGACTGATGTTCGAATTGTTATACGACAAAAAGTAGAAGCAGTTCTTCACTCAACTGTCAGATTCTTCACCAGCAAACGAAGTATATATAAAATTGTGATACAAGTAATACTTGAAATGATGACACTCTGCCTCTCATGGAAAAAGAGACATGTAATATTTAAACTAGGAAATGTCATTGAAGaatattatcaacaataagaaaaGGAAATTCTCTCTTAGTTCCTTTATGAAGTTGTGAAAATATGTCTCTCGACAGTAATAACTCAACAGAGGGAAATATGAAATCAATTCGGCTTTTTTTACTTTTAGCCCGCGTCAGAAATTAATTATATTTGGTAGTcgagaaaatatataaaatttatatttagcatacaaaatgtatatatatacaaaaaatatatatttttgactattattttgagagtgctATAGAGTGTCATTTTCCTATCAATCAATCAATAAAATTATGCCTAAATCCGGAACATAGTCGAGGTGGACATATAAATCTGCTACATATTCTGCTCTactaagagggtgtttggatgGGATTAAAAGCACATTTTAACTTGTT
The sequence above is drawn from the Nicotiana tabacum cultivar K326 chromosome 13, ASM71507v2, whole genome shotgun sequence genome and encodes:
- the LOC107806806 gene encoding cytochrome P450 71AU50-like → MAFMLPTVIFALVILFIFHKLLNIKNEKKLNIKNKKKLPPGPKGIPILGHLHLLGENPTQDFYKLSKKHGPIMYLKLGLVPTYVISSPESAENILRTFDHVFASRPHNETAQYISYGQRNLIFSKYGAYWRNMRKLCTVHLLSNHKINSYRSTRSEEVALMIKSIKPSAQDGVVVDLSAKVSSLSANLSCLMVFGKKFMDEDLDKRGFKSLVQEVTHLAATPNLGDFFPFFGVIDIQGLTRRMKDISKVFDEFVEKIIDEHVQTTDQKKTKDFVDTMMSIMQSGEAEFQFDRRHVKAVLLDMLVASIDTSSTSVEWMLSELLKNPNVMEKLQKELEEVVGLDRMVEESDLDELKYLNMVFKESFRLHAAAPLLLHEAMEDCMVDDFYIQKGSQVIVNSYSIHMDPNVWPEADKFLPERFLESNVDVRGRDFQLLPFGSGRRSCPGMHLALIIVRLVVAQLVHCFDWKLPNGIQPKDLDMTEKFGIVTGRAKNLMAIPTYRLHN